The Argopecten irradians isolate NY chromosome 6, Ai_NY, whole genome shotgun sequence genome has a window encoding:
- the LOC138325650 gene encoding elongin-C, with amino-acid sequence MSDSKDEKGEEEKIYGGCEGPDAMYVKLVSSDGHEFIVKREHALTSGTIKAMLSGPGQFAENETNEINFREIPSHVLQKVCMYFTYKVRYTNSSTEIPEFPIAPEIALELLMAANFLDC; translated from the exons ATGTCCGACTCCAAAGATGAGAAGGGGGAGGAAGAGAAAATTTACGGGGGATGTGAGGGTCCCGACGCCATGTATGTCAAACTGGTGTCGTCAGATGGTCATGAATTTATTGTGAAACGGGAACATGCACTTACATCTGGAACCATCAAGGCCATGCTTAGTGGGCCAG GACAGTTTGCAGAAAATGagacaaatgaaataaatttcagGGAAATACC GTCACATGTACTGCAGAAGGTTTGTATGTACTTTACATACAAAGTGAGATACACTAACAGTTCCACAGAGATCCCAGAATTTCCTATTGCACCCGAGATCGCTTTAGAACTGCTTATGGCTGCAAATTTCCTGGATTGCTAA
- the LOC138325648 gene encoding glyoxalase domain-containing protein 5-like isoform X2: protein MFRTLSPYILKGQKLWIPHIQTCLRLASEFSINRLDHFVITVKDVERTCDFYSKVLGMEVSSFKGGRKALNFGQQKINIHEHKKEFEPKAHIPTPGSADVCFITQETLDTVIEHLKNCKVPVLEGPIERTGATGPIRSVYFRDPDNNLIEVSNYLKDS from the exons ATGTTCAGAACGTTGTCACCATATATACTAAAAGGACAGAAGTTATGG ATTCCACATATCCAAACATGCTTGCGACTCGCCAGTGAGTTCTCCATCAACAGACTTGATCACTTCGTCATCACCGTGAAAgatgtagagaggacatgtgacTTCTACTCCAAGGTACTGGGTATGGAGGTGTCCTCATTCAAG GGAGGAAGGAAAGCTTTGAATTTCGGTCAGCAGAAGATTAACATACACGAACACAAAAAGGAGTTTGAACCCAAGGCCCACATACCGACTCCCGGGTCAGCTGACGTTTGCTTTATTACACAGGAAACACTAGACACTGTCATAGAACATCTCAAG AACTGTAAAGTACCCGTCCTGGAGGGACCAATAGAGAGAACCGGAGCCACGGGTCCAATCCGGTCGGTTTATTTCAGGGATCCTGACAACAACCTTATAGAAGTATCCAATTATCTGAAGGACTCCTGA
- the LOC138325648 gene encoding glyoxalase domain-containing protein 5-like isoform X1 has product MDEQIPHIQTCLRLASEFSINRLDHFVITVKDVERTCDFYSKVLGMEVSSFKGGRKALNFGQQKINIHEHKKEFEPKAHIPTPGSADVCFITQETLDTVIEHLKNCKVPVLEGPIERTGATGPIRSVYFRDPDNNLIEVSNYLKDS; this is encoded by the exons ATGGATGAACAG ATTCCACATATCCAAACATGCTTGCGACTCGCCAGTGAGTTCTCCATCAACAGACTTGATCACTTCGTCATCACCGTGAAAgatgtagagaggacatgtgacTTCTACTCCAAGGTACTGGGTATGGAGGTGTCCTCATTCAAG GGAGGAAGGAAAGCTTTGAATTTCGGTCAGCAGAAGATTAACATACACGAACACAAAAAGGAGTTTGAACCCAAGGCCCACATACCGACTCCCGGGTCAGCTGACGTTTGCTTTATTACACAGGAAACACTAGACACTGTCATAGAACATCTCAAG AACTGTAAAGTACCCGTCCTGGAGGGACCAATAGAGAGAACCGGAGCCACGGGTCCAATCCGGTCGGTTTATTTCAGGGATCCTGACAACAACCTTATAGAAGTATCCAATTATCTGAAGGACTCCTGA